Proteins encoded in a region of the Leifsonia sp. PS1209 genome:
- a CDS encoding ABC transporter permease: MTATTSAPQRSAIDFRKILHAREAGVFAALVLLFVLGTVLSPSFLQGGNLLSVGQQVSQIGIMAVGATFVIVNGEIDLSVGSIYALSAISTGMAIAAGVAWPLAIVIGLLVGVVAGLLNGLAVVLLGVPSFIVTLGSLSVFRGVALLISDGAPISLSASNPGVAEFNLLGQGRLFGVIPMQLLFFIVIVALGVVLLSRSRLGFNTYAVGGNKEAARLVGINVSGVKVAAFVLSGFTAAVAGVLGLSFLSYVQGVTGSGLELTVISAVIIGGAALFGGSGTMWGTVIGVVFIGVLQNILNINGISSFWQTVVTGLVIVAAVAADTWQRKRKTRA; this comes from the coding sequence ATGACCGCCACCACCTCAGCGCCGCAACGGAGCGCGATCGACTTCCGCAAGATCCTGCACGCCCGTGAGGCCGGAGTGTTCGCAGCGCTGGTGCTGCTCTTCGTCCTCGGAACCGTGCTCTCGCCCAGCTTCCTGCAGGGCGGGAACCTGCTGTCCGTCGGCCAGCAGGTCTCGCAGATCGGGATCATGGCCGTCGGGGCGACGTTCGTCATCGTCAACGGCGAGATCGATCTCTCCGTCGGCTCCATCTACGCCCTGTCTGCGATCAGCACGGGCATGGCCATCGCCGCCGGGGTCGCCTGGCCGCTCGCGATCGTCATCGGCCTGCTCGTCGGCGTCGTCGCCGGTCTCCTCAACGGACTCGCGGTGGTGCTGCTCGGCGTCCCGTCGTTCATCGTGACGCTCGGAAGCCTCAGCGTCTTCCGCGGCGTGGCCCTGCTCATCTCCGACGGCGCCCCCATCTCGCTCAGCGCGTCGAACCCCGGTGTCGCCGAATTCAACCTGCTCGGTCAGGGCAGGCTGTTCGGCGTCATCCCGATGCAGTTGCTGTTCTTCATCGTGATCGTCGCGCTCGGGGTCGTTCTCCTCTCCCGCTCGCGGCTCGGATTCAACACGTACGCGGTGGGCGGCAACAAGGAGGCCGCTCGCCTGGTGGGCATCAACGTCTCGGGCGTGAAGGTCGCGGCGTTCGTGCTCTCCGGATTCACCGCGGCCGTCGCCGGTGTGCTCGGCCTCTCGTTCCTGTCCTACGTGCAGGGCGTCACGGGCAGCGGACTCGAACTCACCGTCATCTCGGCCGTCATCATCGGCGGGGCCGCCCTGTTCGGAGGCTCGGGCACCATGTGGGGCACCGTCATCGGCGTGGTCTTCATCGGAGTGCTTCAGAACATCCTGAACATCAACGGCATCTCGTCGTTCTGGCAGACCGTCGTCACCGGTCTCGTCATCGTCGCCGCGGTCGCGGCGGACACCTGGCAGCGCAAACGCAAAACCCGCGCGTGA
- a CDS encoding substrate-binding domain-containing protein, with the protein MSFRTISRRVLAAGAMTAALAIAITGCGAITNATADSTSGGGFQLADYIQKRVDGGEKLRIKLSYHDPSLAFATPIGQGMERAGSELGADVQLIGPTGGDAAKQVAELQTLIQQKSVDGLAVSSASSDALKPVIAEAYNAGIPIISFNTDNPDSKQMGFVGQDLKASGKSEAEELRKALGDTATGKVVVFSLDTGAGWSNDRFGGFKEGMSGSTLEVVGPVNVGNEPNAAYNVVDSTMSGQSGVVAIAGLDCCSTTASAKWVQQSGNAGKITTVGFDLLPQTAEFIKDGVMTFTISQNPSEQGYQAVKVLVDFLKKGTKISGVDTGAQIITKDNLSEATVEG; encoded by the coding sequence ATGTCATTCCGCACCATTTCGCGCCGCGTCCTCGCGGCGGGAGCCATGACAGCCGCCCTGGCCATCGCCATCACCGGCTGCGGCGCGATCACCAACGCAACAGCAGACTCGACCTCGGGAGGCGGCTTCCAGCTCGCCGACTACATCCAGAAGCGCGTGGATGGGGGAGAGAAGCTGCGCATCAAGCTCAGCTACCACGACCCGTCGCTCGCCTTCGCCACGCCGATCGGCCAGGGGATGGAGCGGGCGGGCTCCGAGCTCGGCGCAGACGTCCAGCTCATCGGCCCGACCGGCGGCGACGCTGCGAAGCAGGTCGCTGAGCTGCAGACCCTCATCCAGCAGAAGTCGGTCGACGGTCTGGCCGTCTCGTCCGCCAGCTCGGACGCGCTCAAGCCGGTGATCGCCGAGGCGTACAACGCGGGCATCCCGATCATCTCGTTCAACACCGACAACCCGGACTCCAAGCAGATGGGCTTCGTCGGCCAGGACCTGAAGGCGTCGGGGAAGTCCGAGGCGGAGGAGCTGCGCAAGGCGCTCGGCGACACCGCCACGGGCAAGGTCGTCGTCTTCTCGCTCGACACCGGGGCCGGCTGGTCGAACGACCGGTTCGGCGGATTCAAGGAGGGGATGAGCGGCTCCACGCTGGAGGTCGTCGGCCCGGTGAACGTCGGCAACGAGCCGAACGCCGCGTACAACGTGGTCGACTCGACCATGTCCGGCCAGTCCGGGGTCGTGGCCATCGCCGGCCTCGACTGCTGCAGCACCACCGCATCCGCCAAGTGGGTGCAGCAGTCCGGCAACGCGGGAAAGATCACCACGGTCGGATTCGACCTCCTTCCGCAGACCGCCGAGTTCATCAAGGACGGCGTGATGACGTTCACCATCAGCCAGAACCCGTCCGAGCAGGGATACCAGGCGGTGAAGGTGCTCGTCGACTTCCTGAAGAAGGGCACCAAGATCTCCGGCGTCGACACCGGCGCGCAGATCATCACCAAGGACAACCTGTCCGAAGCAACGGTGGAGGGCTAG
- a CDS encoding sugar ABC transporter ATP-binding protein gives MTFPSSGDGAAVKPRPAIRITGLSRRFGPVRALEDVTFEVPEGEVTALLGENGAGKSTLLKVLAGLQPPSDGTVTVGDAPVTRYDPHTMLTEHGVAIVPQELSLLPERTVAENILVGVEPGSRWFPSRRRMTARATELLAQLDLRLDPAAPVGTLDLATQQLIVVARSIARGCRILILDEPTSVLTPAESERLFALMATLKAQGATIVYVSHRMPEVFRLADQIEVLRDGRHVASWRRSETTPEQAVAAMVGRELGNLSRRADTTDASAWRDAPPVLAVTGLAGRAHQDVTFEVRPGEILGFAGLPDSGRVEMLRNLFGADRGTGGSVDLLGSPYQQRSPAESVRRKLAFVPGERRAQGLLSTMSVGENIGVLEVRRLTRFGLVRRRQFDRDAAAFSAAMTVKTASLDTPIVNLSGGNQQKAMLGRWMAIQPDVLVLDEPTRGVDVGARAEIYEQLYALTARGVAIVCSSSDLPELLTITDRIAVMAEGRIVAVLDSADATEESIMSAATGANASASSAA, from the coding sequence ATGACGTTCCCGTCGTCCGGCGACGGTGCGGCCGTGAAGCCGCGCCCCGCCATCCGCATCACCGGGCTCAGCCGCCGGTTCGGCCCGGTGCGCGCGTTGGAGGATGTGACCTTCGAGGTGCCGGAAGGCGAGGTGACGGCCCTGCTCGGTGAGAACGGCGCAGGCAAGTCGACACTGCTGAAGGTCCTCGCGGGGCTGCAGCCGCCGAGCGACGGGACCGTCACCGTCGGCGACGCGCCGGTGACGCGCTACGACCCGCACACCATGCTCACCGAGCACGGCGTCGCCATCGTGCCGCAGGAGTTGTCGCTGCTGCCGGAGCGGACCGTGGCCGAGAACATCCTGGTCGGGGTGGAGCCCGGCAGCCGCTGGTTCCCCTCCCGTCGCAGGATGACCGCCCGCGCCACCGAACTGCTCGCCCAGCTCGACCTCAGGCTCGACCCGGCAGCGCCGGTCGGAACGCTCGACCTCGCGACGCAGCAGCTGATCGTGGTGGCGCGCTCGATCGCCCGCGGCTGCCGCATCCTGATCCTGGACGAACCCACCTCGGTGCTGACGCCCGCGGAGTCGGAGCGCTTGTTCGCGCTCATGGCGACGCTCAAAGCGCAGGGCGCCACCATCGTCTACGTGTCGCACAGGATGCCGGAGGTGTTCCGGCTCGCCGACCAGATCGAGGTGCTGCGCGACGGCAGGCACGTGGCCTCCTGGCGCCGGTCGGAGACCACGCCGGAACAGGCCGTGGCCGCGATGGTCGGCCGGGAGCTCGGCAACCTCAGCAGGCGTGCGGACACGACGGACGCGTCGGCCTGGCGGGATGCGCCCCCAGTGCTCGCCGTGACCGGGCTCGCCGGCCGTGCCCATCAGGACGTGACGTTCGAGGTGCGCCCGGGCGAGATCCTCGGTTTCGCCGGGCTTCCGGACAGCGGCCGCGTCGAGATGCTGCGCAACCTGTTCGGAGCGGACAGGGGAACGGGCGGAAGCGTCGACCTGCTCGGCTCGCCGTATCAGCAGCGGTCGCCCGCGGAGTCTGTCCGGCGCAAGCTGGCGTTCGTGCCGGGTGAGCGCAGGGCGCAAGGGCTGCTGAGCACGATGAGCGTCGGCGAGAACATCGGCGTGCTCGAGGTGCGCAGGCTCACCAGGTTCGGGCTCGTGCGCCGCCGCCAGTTCGACCGGGACGCCGCGGCCTTCTCCGCAGCGATGACGGTGAAGACCGCGTCGCTCGACACCCCCATCGTGAACCTCTCCGGAGGCAACCAGCAGAAGGCGATGCTCGGCCGCTGGATGGCCATCCAGCCCGACGTCCTCGTTCTCGACGAGCCGACACGAGGGGTGGATGTCGGTGCTCGCGCCGAGATCTACGAGCAGCTGTACGCCCTCACCGCCCGCGGGGTCGCGATCGTCTGCTCGTCGTCCGACCTGCCGGAGCTCCTGACGATCACCGACAGGATCGCCGTCATGGCAGAGGGCCGCATCGTCGCCGTGCTCGACTCGGCGGACGCCACCGAGGAGTCGATCATGTCCGCCGCCACCGGCGCGAACGCGTCGGCCTCCTCCGCCGCATGA
- the rbsD gene encoding D-ribose pyranase, with translation MKKHGILNAELSGALATLGHTDLILVVDAGFPIPRDAHRIDLALAENLPDLRTVLGLIAGELVVEGVVRADDVVSNNPRLDEWLQSTFAEAEFSTRTHAEMLGDVAAQAKVIVRTGAFEPWGNIGLVCGVDVPRWFGGDGVIAPDYYADRL, from the coding sequence ATGAAGAAGCACGGCATCCTGAACGCCGAACTGAGCGGCGCACTCGCGACGCTCGGCCACACCGATCTGATCCTCGTCGTCGACGCCGGTTTCCCCATCCCGCGCGACGCCCACCGCATCGACCTCGCGCTGGCGGAGAACCTGCCCGACCTGCGCACCGTGCTCGGCCTCATCGCCGGCGAATTGGTGGTCGAGGGCGTCGTCCGGGCGGACGACGTCGTCAGCAACAACCCCCGGCTCGACGAGTGGCTGCAGTCCACCTTCGCCGAGGCCGAGTTCAGCACGCGCACCCACGCCGAGATGCTGGGCGATGTCGCAGCCCAGGCGAAGGTCATCGTGCGAACGGGCGCCTTCGAGCCGTGGGGCAACATCGGCCTCGTCTGCGGCGTCGACGTTCCGCGCTGGTTCGGCGGCGACGGCGTGATCGCGCCCGACTATTACGCAGACCGGCTCTGA